The DNA segment AGCGGGTGCAGGAGCAACTGTTGGCGCAGCTTCCCCCCCAGCAGGCCCGCAAACTGTCCCGCACACTGTCCATGCAGGGTGGTGGAGGAGGCACAGGGGCCGGCGCCGGTTCGTTGCCAACGGGTGCAGCGGCGGCTAACCAGCGACTCTACAGGCGAAGCTACAGCAACAGCTCGGGCAATCGATCGCTCGATGCAACGGCCGACTACGGAGCGACGGGCGGCGGCGTCGGTGAGTTCAGCCGTCGCCGGGCAGGGAGTCAACCGCGCGACATCCTGTCGCCCCCGCCGGCCTACCAAACGTCAGCGCCACTGTACGAGAAGTACGCCCCGTACGGTACGAGCATTCCAGCGGCCGGTGCCGACTCCTCGTCCGGTATGTCTTCGTTTGTGCGCGACTACGACAGCAACACACGGAAGGCGCTCtcaccacacaccaccaccaccacattgACACGTGCTACCGGGTCCGCTCTCACTACAAGCACaaccacaacaccaccaccaccaccatcaactcTCCgttacaccagcagcagtgcggGTGGCGAGACGACCGCTGCGCCGACCAAGCGCTTGTCCCGGTTTCTGCGGCCCGACTTCTTCGACACGCCGCCGAAAGAGCGGGACACACCAACCGATCCGCCCGAGCGGGACGCTCGCACCTCCCCGTACGGTGGATCGGGCGGATCGGGGGTGACGTTGCGCGAGGGTGCCACCGGTAGGCAGCAGCGGCGCGAAAAGCTGGCCAACGATACGATCACCGATCGGTTGAGCTACTTCCTGGAGAAGTACGGCAAACCGGACGACGACGGAGGGGTGACACCGATCGGCGATCGGAGTAGGCGTAGCGTTTCGCGTTCGCGCGACCTCGAGCCGGAAGGTGCGGCGAGCCAGCCGGAACAGCGGTACCGGACGCCGGAGGAGACACTGTCGATACTGCAGGAGCAGCTGCAAGATCTCACCAACATGACCTCGCTGGCAGCTGGCAGTCAGATGTCGAAGCTGTTGAGCGGTGGAGGCGGTGGCGATGCCATCGTGACATCGAACGGGTCAGGGACTGGCGAATGCCAGCTGCCTGGATGCACAGAGTGTGAGGGAAAGCAGGATGGGAAAGCTGTTGCCGTCCAGGCGGCAAACGAACCTAGCGAAACGAAAGGTACTTCCGGCACTGTTGCAACAGAATCGGCAGCTGCAGCAGGTCCAACGAAAAAGATCGTAAAGGTAAAGAAGGTCAAGGTAGTGAAGAAGACAACGACAGGGGCGGAAAATGGAGTCACAACACCGGGAGGTGACGGTGAAGCTGCCGCCACCACGTCGGTAGTGAAGAAGGTGAAGAAAGTGGACTCAACTCCAACGGACGCGTCGGAAGGCTCCAACCCCACTGTGCCAGTGGTTAAAAAGGAATCCAAACTAATGCGCCCCAAGTCTTATCCCTACAAAGAGCCGGGACAGGAAGTTGCCAAGCTGTCCGTGGGTGGTGACATTGCGCTTGAGGTGAATGGGAAAGCAGGTGCTAATGCTGCAACTTCCCCTGCAAACGTGACGCAAGATTCCTCGACCGAGACCCAAACGACCCAAACGGCGGCTGTGAACGGCGCAGCGAGTGTGAGTACGGCGGCGAGTAAACTGGCACGCCCAAAGAGTTTCCCCTCGTCCAAGCTAACGCCACCAAAGGAACTGAAGCTACTTAAATCCCCCGCCAGCAGTGAGCGGGATGCTGCCAGTGAGCAGAAGGCGCCACCAACGTCAAAAGCCGAACCTGCCACCAACGGAACGCTGGGTGCTCCGGTGCAAGAGGTGGACGGACCATCGGCCGCCACCAGTCCGCCCAAGAAGGTGAAGAAAGTTATCCGCATCGTGAAGAAGGTTACCAAAACGACCGATGCCAACGGGAAGGTGGTCATTACCACCACTACGATGCCGGCCGATGGAGCCGCGGGACCGGTGAAAACTACCAAAGAAACGGTCGGCAAAACCGTTACCATCAAGGAGCAAGGTACGGCGGGAACGGCAGCagatgccgccgccgccaccgccgccgccggcgaGAAGCAATCAAAGGAGAAATCAAAATCACCCGAAAAGAAACCAAAGCAAGGCTTTCTGGCCAGCATTGGGCAGAGGTTTGAAAAGTTCCGCGACACCAGCAAGAGCAgcaaggaaaagaaagcagcggcagcagcggcagcagcctCCGTTGCTTCGGCCACGACGACCTCCACCACATCAGGAGAAACCCTGCCCGACACGGCCGTCCCGGTGATGGTGCCCGGCACTACGCAGATCGTGGACGGCGTTACGCCGGACGTGCTGGTAGGCAAACCGACCGAGACGGCCAACGCGTCCAAGAAGGATAAAAAGAAGGGCGGCAAAGCGGTGGGCACCACCGAGGACAAGGCGCCAGCCGATGGCAGCTCCAGCACCATCGCGAAGAGTGCCACCGGAGGAGCAGACCAGAAGCAGGCCCGCAAGTCACGCATCGACACGGTGATCAGGAATTTGCGCGAGCTGTCCGCCGGACCGAAGCTGCCGGAGGTAACCGAGTCGAAGCTGATCAAGCGCGCCGTCAGCGTGGAGGAGATGCCGGGCACGTTCAATCGCTGCGGCGTCACCAAGGTACTGGGGCTGTTCAAGAAAATTGAGAAAGATTCACGCAAtaatcaccatcatcaccgtcTTCTTAATACCAAGTCATCTAGCCACATCCTGATGGGGGGCCGAACGGCGATGGACGACGGTGACCACCCGACGGTGACGATGCCCGACCTGATGATGCAGCAGCCGATCGAGGCGGGTCAGGCCCGCATGCGCAACACCAACTCGCTGCTGCCCTCGTTGTCGCGCAAAAAGCCGTACAGTGGGGCAAGAAGCGACACCGTGCTGGCGCACCAGCTCGACGGTCTGCTAGCGAACGGTGGTGACACTCTGGACGGTGGAGGTGATCTCGAGCAGCGTAAGTGTAAGGTGATGCCACAGCCCGGTCCGTACCAGTCGCAGATACCGGTCAAGTACGGCTGTCCCGGTTGCGATGCGGTGGACactggcggcagcagcagcaccaccaccactaccaccgataccggaggcagcagcagcaatggcaaCAACAATGGCGTCGTCAACGGAGCGCCAGAAGCGTGTCTGACGCACGCGcaaaccaccaccgccgggaCGGGTAGTAGTGGCGCGTGCAGTATGCACGTGCAGCGGCCTCCTCCACCGCAAGACACGGACCGGAGGGGCCGGGCCCGGGCGCTTACCATCGACCTGGAGCAGGCCGTACACTCCGCGACGGAAAAGTTGAAGCGCCTGCAGCAGGCCAATAGCATTCATCTCAGTAACATCCCGACACAGCAACCGCTACTGCCCCACGGTCACCATAgtaaccacaacaacaactacatcAACAACCCTAGCAAAACTAGCTTAAGCGCTTGCACTACTAAGATCCCCTCCAGTCACACCAACCACACTGCAAAAGGTAGcgtacacaacaacaacaacaacaacacttgTAGCGGCATGGCACAGGCGGCGGCACCTGCCGGTGGCAATAACAACTACAGCTATCCGCCCCCACTCCCCAGCGAAATGGCGGCCGGGACGGCGGCCACCTCGCCGTGCGGGTatagcaacaacatcaacaacaacaacaacaacagcctcTCCCATCACTACAGCACACTGACACCGTCGTACGATAGCATTACCAACTACTCGTCTGGTTCGCGAAGTAGCCCGTACGACGACAACTCCTCCAGCACGTTCCTATCGCCGTCGGAGGAGCGCGAACTGTACTTCGACAGCTGGTCGGTCTGCTCGGACGAGCTGATGGGGCACGGCGACGGCACCGGGATGGGTGGTGGTCACCCGCTCCACTCCTCGTCCGTGTCGCCCGCGTCCCGGCGCCACTCCTCGGTGCGGCTACTAACCCCGAACCAACCGCTACTACACTCTGTCTCCTCCCCAGTAGATCCGGACGCGGAGAGCGTCATCGAGCGCATCCGGCGCAAGAGCTTCTACACCCGGTTCAACGACACGAAGAAGCCGGCCAAGCGGGCCTCCGCCAGCAGTCTGGGGGGCGGGCTCGGCAGCGGTAGCAACATTACGGCCGCCGGCCACGCCAAGGACAGCGCCAGCTACGGGTACTACGGGGCGGGCAGTGGCACTGCGGCGGTGCGCGAAAAGTCCCTGTCGCGCGGCGGCTCCTCCTCCTACATTCTGAACCGCCCGGGCAAGGAGTCGGCGTCCTACGGTGTCGGTGTGGGTAAGTACGACACGGCGGGCTACGCGACGGTCGGCCGTACCGAGCATCGGGGGTACGCGACGATGGTGAACCTCGGCGTGAAGACGAACCGTAGCGCGGCCCGGCTGCGCCAGAGCAGCCTGGACGTGGTGTCCGGCGACTAtcaacagcaccaacagccaccacactaccaccatcaccaccatcaccaccatcaccatccccaacaacaacaacagtctACGTTGGCGGGACTGTCCCGTACCGGGTCGCGGCTACTAACCACCGACGACGGTGATTCCCTGACCGACGGTTTAACCTACACCAACCTactgaacaacaacaacaacagcagcaacaacactaCCAGCAATCACAAATACACACGCAACACCTACTACGAAAGTACGGCCGTGCCGTCGCCGTACGGAACGTACGCACCGAGACGCCGGTCCTCGTTTGTGGCCGCCGGGTACGGATCGTCTAACATCGCTTCATCCTCTTCATCGATTGCGCTAGATCTGCTCAAGGACCACCACCAGGGGCCCCGGGATGGGTCGGCGAGCTACGGCAATCTGGCCACGACTGGGTCGTCCTCCTCCACCAACACACTGTCCGCGTCGGATAACTATggaagcggcggcggcggcggcggcggtggaagcagcaacaccaccacctccacggCAGCATCCCGTACCATCCGGCCGTACGAGACGAGAAGCAGCTCGCTGCTCACTCCGACGGCGCTGCGCGATGCGGGACGTTACACCGGCCGGTACGATAGTGGTACACTGACCAAGTAAGTAAATACACTGAGCTACTTGGATGcgagagtgtgagtgtgtgtgtgtgtttgttggtgtgtgttgtgttttgtaaaGAGAAACATGCATACTGTGTTAAATAGGTAACATTGCGCGGCAAATTGCATACCGGTAGGCGTGACGCTTTgcgaattgcatacttttgggCGGAATTGTAGTTGAAATTTATTCACGTCTCAGATGCTTGTTTGTTTCCTAATTCCAaccatttcaatactttttaCACACAAATGGTAACAATGTACTGTTCGTTGAGGTGTTTCCCATGGTTCTAATGTTTGTAACCGTCATTGTTCTGGTCCCATTTGTCTCTTACACTCCCCTGAAACCGTCTGCATCGTATCGTACATGTTCGGTCCACCTCCACGTTTTCTTCTTGTTGcttcttgtttattttttgtaacgGAAATAGTGAGACCGTAATTATCCTTGCTCTTTAACCACGCCACTATCCTTAGCAAAGCACTGCAACTAATCAAAGGCCGACTCTATTCCCTCTTGCTCCGGGTTACAACCCCAACCGGTGGTTCCCCGGACCCCGCGCCCCAACGCCAACGCACGAACGCCCGCTGGTAACGCACCACCGTCAGCCCATCCCGCCATCGTTCCACCCTCTATCGAAGCTTCATGATGAGCCTGAAGCTTGCCTAAGGCCAGCCTCCGGCGCAGACCGTCTGCTGCCGCTGGCGCTTTCCTTCgtttcccttctttttctccttctgttttgctgccgttgctggtCGCCCTAGGTAAAGTAGGAGGAGGGATCTTTCTTGCCATCATTCGAGTTGGAAAGATCCGAGCGACTGCAAATAATCGCAACAAACACTTTACTAACTGTACCGTAAACGCAATCCAATGTTCTAATCTTGATTttggttcttttctttttctcctcaTTCCTTCCCCTGTGAACAGAAACTATCGCACACGGACCTCATCTACGTCCAAATCAACCGACAATGCATAAAGCGTAGTGGGAGGGTGGAAGGATTTAAACAGTCgttgcaacagcaacacataTATACCAATTAGTGTAGATCCTCCCTTAGCCAGGGTGGTGCCACTTTACTTCTCCAGCGCTCCAATGGAATATATATAaatgggtgtatgtgtgtgtgtgtgtgatcctGGCTTGCAACCAaaataagaaaccaaaaacCCAAACCAGCAAGAAAAATAGCAAGCATCGATAAACTTTACTGGTTATTTTAGATGAACGTTATAGACTAGAAACCATTGCAtttaggcaaaaaaaaaacatacacgcaTACGCGTTAGTGAATTGTTACAGCAGAGAAATGCCAAACCCGCCAAAACCCGCCAAAAGTTGAACAAACACGAATAGCGTTATGTAAAAGGGATACAAACTTCTTGTAAGCAGAAAGATAGCGAgtgaaaaggagagaaaatgagagagagaaagagcagtAATAATGTAACACCATTTGAACCGGAGACTTTTAACGTGTATATTTAAACAAATGGGTTTTTATCCGATCCTCATGCTCCATTTCACACcaattgtgtgtgcgtgtctccTTATTGGGAGCAGTACAATTCCGGTGATCCGGAGCTTCCGTGGAGTAAGAAGGGCACTAATGTTACCATGACGGTATCACCACTGACTCACCCCACCGGCAGACCATCAGGGCTCAAGAGCAGAACCGAAGAAAGAACCGTGGAACACCATGCGatcaccatgcgtctccatggAGCATCGATCATGCCGCCACCGTTTCTTGCATCTCTACGCTGTATTATTTTTTCGGTTTCCATTTTCCGGGGGTCCATCCACACCTTTCGGGGGAATTAAAGTGTAGCAAATAACAACACACTAAAACAGTGAAACAGAAAATCCCGCTCGCGTTCGCAAACAGACTCTGCGCATCACCGCCACGTGGTGTGGTGATCATCCTTTGCGTCACGATCTGAGCTCGTCGCCTGGTCGGGATTTTCTctcacgcatacacacactcttacGGGAAGGATTATTGTTATGAGCAGCTTCGTTAGTGCGGGTACAAGATCAGGGTAGACACGTGTATGGGACAGAAAGTCACAAGCAATAGTCACACGGAACTGAGACGGGGAAAATCAAAGAGAGCTGTTAAAAATGTGTGTGCCATCGAATCGAATTTTAAGCAACCGGggtaaaggggggggggggggggaatcggGATACTCTCCCAAATTGTCGACCTcggtttgttcgttttttttaatttaaattagcaAATTAATCAAAATCGGAACACGCTTCAAGCAGGTGTCCACAATAAAACCAGCACGGTGCGGGTAGCAAAGAGCGGGAAAAAAGCATTGGGAAGATAcggtgtgtctgtttgtgtgctaGCAGAAACGTTGTTATACactatttttacaattttatgtcaattgtatttaaaaaacaaacaaatcaaaactaaACAAAGCGGTTACAACACGCTCAGAGCGCGCGCGTTTGCCCTAAAGCAGAGTGGCCGAGAGACTTATCGACCCAGTGTTATCTCCGAGGCGAACGGCAATAAAACAGGCAATGCAGGATTGTACAGTTGAAGCAGACAGTTAACGAATAATCGGTTTGGCGGtttgaaagaagaagaaaaaaaaagttcgcCGTGTGTAGTTTTGTTGCAGAATGTACTGTGATGTGAAGAAAGGGGCGAATAATTATCAAGTTTTTGGATGTTTGTTGTGCGCGGGACAGATTTATCAGTTTGAATTCAGTCCGTTATCAACACAACAGAAAGGCAACGACAGAACGCGTGATAGAGAACAAGGAAAGAGACGGTAGGAAATCAAGGTGTTACACCTGGCACTGGTCAGGAACAGGGCAGAGTTTTTAAAAGCCATCAACCAAACCAATGGTGGCAAAAAACCAGTACGCGCGGTTATTTTAGCAAATTATTGGATGCCAAAACTAGACGGAGtagaaacgaatgaaaaaaaaaaaacaaccaaacccacagcaaagaaaaccaaacaaaaaacaatcaccCCCAACAAAAACTAGCAATAATTGTTGCACCGTTACCCGCGGTGTGTGCAGAAACAGAACACGTGTATCGAGAGCGGGATGGAAGCACCGTTGCCATGACTGCGCTGCTGTCTTCCAGCTGTAATGTCGGCCGATCAGGAAGAACCTCATTTTGGGGATTGGGGGTTTGGAATGCGATCGGGCCCCAGTGCAGCAGGAAGCCCCAAATACCATCGCGTATGCCATCTGGTATGCCATTAAATATTGGTAGCACAGTATTGTGAGTTTATCAATAAACTAGATTGATGGAATGAGCCACGGCGCAGCAAACAACACCATTGCTACAATTGATGACCGGATTgcttagtttttgtttgtgtcgttttgtctttctttctttaattCAACTTCATTTCTATATTCCACTACCGTGAGCCGTCCCGTGGCGGAACAGAGGCGGCCGTGTCATGCCATGCCAAATTCCGTACATCACAACGGCGTTTAAGTGGGTCTGCAGGGCGGCGTGTCCGAGCAAAGGACTCGACCTTTGACCTGTATGTGTGTCCCCACTCAGAGCTTCATTCTGTACGTCGGCAGGAACGGTACGTATCGGGTCCACTTCCATCTGCAAAtgaccaataaaaaaaaaaactgataacTTTTAAAGCCTTCCAATTCCCACACGATATCTCTCCTGACCCTGCCCAAGCTTACCTTCTCATTAGCTGCATACCATACGGGAAATCGAACGTGCTTTTCTCC comes from the Anopheles coluzzii chromosome 2, AcolN3, whole genome shotgun sequence genome and includes:
- the LOC120947687 gene encoding uncharacterized protein LOC120947687 isoform X2, which produces MVIGEQVEGGEAMPPSPQQFPPQKATIENIMSGIENTGAVKMNNHRKKLRQRFDIIKKLGQGTYGKVQLGINKETGQEVAIKTIKKSKIETEADLIRIRREVQIMSSVQHPNIIHIYEVFENREKMVLVMEFAAGGELYDYLSERKVLAEEEARRIFRQVSTAIYYCHKHKICHRDLKLENILLDEHGNAKIADFGLSNVFDEQRLLATFCGSPLYASPEIVKGTPYQGPEVDCWSLGVLLYTLVYGAMPFDGANFKRLVKQISQGDYFEPKKPSRASPLIREMLTVCPSHRANIEQICNHWWVNEGYEESCLDLAEELANQTPVRLDVLLSLAPPSVTADQLLVGNGQEDAKAKDRIQRSHSMGSIVEMGGTEAERRILDMVAAGGEAALMPSPTRTITPAEGATAAGVGSPQAQTKRKLETTVSTENATGAVKKKDKADPPSPAQARIPEDMDVEEAAVASTPTQAAADEQTAEPVQPTAQEEATKPTDSATQPNESKFEAQEVLEDLQNLENMCDELLLEAAHTQPPPSEAGANGATEPPPSSPPVKTVSSVRAKLEKLEKGEIGAKPAVPSSTAPLPTVRKVFGKNKTTDLTTAINEVNARKGEPAPLAGSAHRSASSVERKNSLPDESLARTAERRKSRILETAEKFQQLNQQQPGGGDKFKKFVLPGGGVPTVGNYKKEFERKTGLSTSSTFTKPPATTPQGATTGEGESGGSAPSTPPAFAGSAKNLATYQQQQQQQGTDSPPLAATKSDDEVKESDSKSSVGSFSLEDARRSMENSIAMLSRAKPNDSAPSTPTAIDQLCARTESVSMMEDSERERKLKNAREIIGNAIPIGRLRKPPMPFGANGRSTTGTLGINKPYRMGSETPEPRCDTMSIPRKVSIGSIPSPPKDETKTSHAEITLKSATLPRRKLSKPLELQGDAQSKPDHRMQSPLQPPAFAPMRFSTEVQHQMPDLRSAPVGREHPPAFAPMAHQHQQHLHHRANSLEPQGKEQPAGAGPQKPPTYQRTASGAYGGVPSPAQLGRASLSRQSTNESNDSDNTLSQGPMSTNASGLMSGTVSTSGSTTMPIKKSPREYIIPIAVEGGGIVTPRANSLEPSESNASSTGVSGAAGAGFGMKPRLGRPRRLGSLLSEHDGEPGDITSFPRLNRHTSLGRESDTEEPKFHMMHRLRSTRPSKRGTADPNDSASSGEEDDDDGFEILTAENLFSTLLSRVRALTNRLNVNDVNSPRFPASRFMSNLRQTQAPFWHHQDPFGRNLADGGSAANAWRHSMSRDLSTDIDSMFSRSGATLPRGTRLRTQSNHVTNSNNSNNSNQNHYHHPHHQQPPPVPPNSSSNSIRSSYNNRYSYHHQPASSNPAPSSTSSFYKDLASLAAYGANGTGGVAGSDSRDVSLSSGTGGGGGGGGAGSNDDESSISSTLSTNGNGYRHQRATMTGDGNGDLGDPGTGEENLDLRDLDLSQLRLSKRDLETLSSITPALSQRVQEQLLAQLPPQQARKLSRTLSMQGGGGGTGAGAGSLPTGAAAANQRLYRRSYSNSSGNRSLDATADYGATGGGVGEFSRRRAGSQPRDILSPPPAYQTSAPLYEKYAPYGTSIPAAGADSSSGMSSFVRDYDSNTRKALSPHTTTTTLTRATGSALTTSTTTTPPPPPSTLRYTSSSAGGETTAAPTKRLSRFLRPDFFDTPPKERDTPTDPPERDARTSPYGGSGGSGVTLREGATGRQQRREKLANDTITDRLSYFLEKYGKPDDDGGVTPIGDRSRRSVSRSRDLEPEGAASQPEQRYRTPEETLSILQEQLQDLTNMTSLAAGSQMSKLLSGGGGGDAIVTSNGSGTGECQLPGCTECEGKQDGKAVAVQAANEPSETKGTSGTVATESAAAAGPTKKIVKVKKVKVVKKTTTGAENGVTTPGGDGEAAATTSVVKKVKKVDSTPTDASEGSNPTVPVVKKESKLMRPKSYPYKEPGQEVAKLSVGGDIALEVNGKAGANAATSPANVTQDSSTETQTTQTAAVNGAASVSTAASKLARPKSFPSSKLTPPKELKLLKSPASSERDAASEQKAPPTSKAEPATNGTLGAPVQEVDGPSAATSPPKKVKKVIRIVKKVTKTTDANGKVVITTTTMPADGAAGPVKTTKETVGKTVTIKEQGTAGTAADAAAATAAAGEKQSKEKSKSPEKKPKQGFLASIGQRFEKFRDTSKSSKEKKAAAAAAAASVASATTTSTTSGETLPDTAVPVMVPGTTQIVDGVTPDVLVGKPTETANASKKDKKKGGKAVGTTEDKAPADGSSSTIAKSATGGADQKQARKSRIDTVIRNLRELSAGPKLPEVTESKLIKRAVSVEEMPGTFNRCGVTKVLGLFKKIEKDSRNNHHHHRLLNTKSSSHILMGGRTAMDDGDHPTVTMPDLMMQQPIEAGQARMRNTNSLLPSLSRKKPYSGARSDTVLAHQLDGLLANGGDTLDGGGDLEQRKCKVMPQPGPYQSQIPVKYGCPGCDAVDTGGSSSTTTTTTDTGGSSSNGNNNGVVNGAPEACLTHAQTTTAGTGSSGACSMHVQRPPPPQDTDRRGRARALTIDLEQAVHSATEKLKRLQQANSIHLSNIPTQQPLLPHGHHSNHNNNYINNPSKTSLSACTTKIPSSHTNHTAKGSVHNNNNNNTCSGMAQAAAPAGGNNNYSYPPPLPSEMAAGTAATSPCGYSNNINNNNNNSLSHHYSTLTPSYDSITNYSSGSRSSPYDDNSSSTFLSPSEERELYFDSWSVCSDELMGHGDGTGMGGGHPLHSSSVSPASRRHSSVRLLTPNQPLLHSVSSPVDPDAESVIERIRRKSFYTRFNDTKKPAKRASASSLGGGLGSGSNITAAGHAKDSASYGYYGAGSGTAAVREKSLSRGGSSSYILNRPGKESASYGVGVGKYDTAGYATVGRTEHRGYATMVNLGVKTNRSAARLRQSSLDVVSGDYQQHQQPPHYHHHHHHHHHHPQQQQQSTLAGLSRTGSRLLTTDDGDSLTDGLTYTNLLNNNNNSSNNTTSNHKYTRNTYYESTAVPSPYGTYAPRRRSSFVAAGYGSSNIASSSSSIALDLLKDHHQGPRDGSASYGNLATTGSSSSTNTLSASDNYGSGGGGGGGGSSNTTTSTAASRTIRPYETRSSSLLTPTALRDAGRYTGRYDSGTLTKNYRTRTSSTSKSTDNA
- the LOC120947687 gene encoding uncharacterized protein LOC120947687 isoform X4, which translates into the protein MVIGEQVEGGEAMPPSPQQFPPQKATIENIMSGIENTGAVKMNNHRKKLRQRFDIIKKLGQGTYGKVQLGINKETGQEVAIKTIKKSKIETEADLIRIRREVQIMSSVQHPNIIHIYEVFENREKMVLVMEFAAGGELYDYLSERKVLAEEEARRIFRQVSTAIYYCHKHKICHRDLKLENILLDEHGNAKIADFGLSNVFDEQRLLATFCGSPLYASPEIVKGTPYQGPEVDCWSLGVLLYTLVYGAMPFDGANFKRLVKQISQGDYFEPKKPSRASPLIREMLTVCPSHRANIEQICNHWWVNEGYEESCLDLAEELANQTPVRLDVLLSLAPPSVTADQLLVGNGQEDAKAKDRIQRSHSMGSIVEMGGTEAERRILDMVAAGGEAALMPSPTRTITPAEGATAAGVGSPQAQTKRKLETTVSTENATGAVKKKDKADPPSPAQARIPEDMDVEEAAVASTPTQAAADEQTAEPVQPTAQEEATKPTDSATQPNESKFEAQEVLEDLQNLENMCDELLLEAAHTQPPPSEAGANGATEPPPSSPPVKTVSSVRAKLEKLEKGEIGAKPAVPSSTAPLPTVRKVFGKNKTTDLTTAINEVNARKGEPAPLAGSAHRSASSVERKNSLPDESLARTAERRKSRILETAEKFQQLNQQQPGGGDKFKKFVLPGGGVPTVGNYKKEFERKTGLSTSSTFTKPPATTPQGATTGEGESGGSAPSTPPAFAGSAKNLATYQQQQQQQGTDSPPLAATKSDDEVKESDSKSSVGSFSLEDARRSMENSIAMLSRAKPNDSAPSTPTAIDQLCARTESVSMMEDSERERKLKNAREIIGNAIPIGRLRKPPMPFGANGRSTTGTLGINKPYRMGSETPEPRCDTMSIPRKVSIGSIPSPPKDETKTSHAEITLKSATLPRRKLSKPLELQGDAQSKPDHRMQSPLQPPAFAPMRFSTEVQHQMPDLRSAPVGREHPPAFAPMAHQHQQHLHHRANSLEPQGKEQPAGAGPQKPPTYQRTASGAYGGVPSPAQLGRASLSRQSTNESNDSDNTLSQGPMSTNASGLMSGTVSTSGSTTMPIKKSPREYIIPIAVEGGGIVTPRANSLEPSESNASSTGVSGAAGAGFGMKPRLGRPRRLGSLLSEHDGEPGDITSFPRLNRHTSLGRESDTEEPKFHMMHRLRSTRPSKRGTADPNDSASSGEEDDDDGFEILTAENLFSTLLSRVRALTNRLNVNDVNSPRFPASRFMSNLRQTQAPFWHHQDPFGRNLADGGSAANAWRHSMSRDLSTDIDSMFSRSGATLPRGTRLRTQSNHVTNSNNSNNSNQNHYHHPHHQQPPPVPPNSSSNSIRSSYNNRYSYHHQPASSNPAPSSTSSFYKDLASLAAYGANGTGGVAGSDSRDVSLSSGTGGGGGGGGAGSNDDESSISSTLSTNGNGYRHQRATMTGDGNGDLGDPGTGEENLDLRDLDLSQLRLSKRDLETLSSITPALSQRVQEQLLAQLPPQQARKLSRTLSMQGGGGGTGAGAGSLPTGAAAANQRLYRRSYSNSSGNRSLDATADYGATGGGVGEFSRRRAGSQPRDILSPPPAYQTSAPLYEKYAPYGTSIPAAGADSSSGMSSFVRDYDSNTRKALSPHTTTTTLTRATGSALTTSTTTTPPPPPSTLRYTSSSAGGETTAAPTKRLSRFLRPDFFDTPPKERDTPTDPPERDARTSPYGGSGGSGVTLREGATGRQQRREKLANDTITDRLSYFLEKYGKPDDDGGVTPIGDRSRRSVSRSRDLEPEGAASQPEQRYRTPEETLSILQEQLQDLTNMTSLAAGSQMSKLLSGGGGGDAIVTSNGSGTGECQLPGCTECEGKQDGKAVAVQAANEPSETKGTSGTVATESAAAAGPTKKIVKVKKVKVVKKTTTGAENGVTTPGGDGEAAATTSVVKKVKKVDSTPTDASEGSNPTVPVVKKESKLMRPKSYPYKEPGQEVAKLSVGGDIALEVNGKAGANAATSPANVTQDSSTETQTTQTAAVNGAASVSTAASKLARPKSFPSSKLTPPKELKLLKSPASSERDAASEQKAPPTSKAEPATNGTLGAPVQEVDGPSAATSPPKKVKKVIRIVKKVTKTTDANGKVVITTTTMPADGAAGPVKTTKETVGKTVTIKEQGTAGTAADAAAATAAAGEKQSKEKSKSPEKKPKQGFLASIGQRFEKFRDTSKSSKEKKAAAAAAAASVASATTTSTTSGETLPDTAVPVMVPGTTQIVDGVTPDVLVGKPTETANASKKDKKKGGKAVGTTEDKAPADGSSSTIAKSATGGADQKQARKSRIDTVIRNLRELSAGPKLPEVTESKLIKRAVSVEEMPGTFNRCGVTKVLGLFKKIEKDSRNNHHHHRLLNTKSSSHILMGGRTAMDDGDHPTVTMPDLMMQQPIEAGQARMRNTNSLLPSLSRKKPYSGARSDTVLAHQLDGLLANGGDTLDGGGDLEQRKCKVMPQPGPYQSQIPVKYGCPGCDAVDTGGSSSTTTTTTDTGGSSSNGNNNGVVNGAPEACLTHAQTTTAGTGSSGACSMHVQRPPPPQDTDRRGRARALTIDLEQAVHSATEKLKRLQQANSIHLSNIPTQQPLLPHGHHSNHNNNYINNPSKTSLSACTTKIPSSHTNHTAKGSVHNNNNNNTCSGMAQAAAPAGGNNNYSYPPPLPSEMAAGTAATSPCGYSNNINNNNNNSLSHHYSTLTPSYDSITNYSSGSRSSPYDDNSSSTFLSPSEERELYFDSWSVCSDELMGHGDGTGMGGGHPLHSSSVSPASRRHSSVRLLTPNQPLLHSVSSPVDPDAESVIERIRRKSFYTRFNDTKKPAKRASASSLGGGLGSGSNITAAGHAKDSASYGYYGAGSGTAAVREKSLSRGGSSSYILNRPGKESASYGVGVDLLKDHHQGPRDGSASYGNLATTGSSSSTNTLSASDNYGSGGGGGGGGSSNTTTSTAASRTIRPYETRSSSLLTPTALRDAGRYTGRYDSGTLTNKALQLIKGRLYSLLLRVTTPTGGSPDPAPQRQRTNARW